In the genome of Microcoleus vaginatus PCC 9802, the window GCCATAAGTGAGAGGGCATTAGGAAATCAGCTATCTATTGAGTGAAGGTAAAACGACCGTCAACTTTTTCGCCGTTAATATCCGCAGTCATTTTTACTGGATACTGACCGGGTTCTTTGCCGAGAAACACCACAGCGTAATGTTTGCCCTCAGCATCATACTTGAGAGCTAGGGTTTGCTGCTTTCCATCCGGCAACTGCACTTGAGCTGTCACTTTCGCGTTAGGAACTGGTTCCTTTTTATCACCTTTTAGCAAAAATAAATCTAAATGAGTTCCCGTAGCTTCTTTTTCAGTTACAAACTCTAAATGGTAAGCTCCAGACTCCACAACTTGCCCCCCTTTAGTTGCTTTTGCAGGAGCAGCGGCGGGAGCCGAAGACGCAGGTTGAGAGGCGACAGGAGAGGAGGCTGGACTGCTATTTGTATCGCTTGCTTGGTCGCCTTTATTACAGGCTACCAAAAATAACAATCCGACGCTGCCTAAAATAATTAAATTTGACTTGAGTGATTTCATTTGTTTGACTCCTTGCTGACAATAATTATACACTATCACACATTAACTACCTTGGCATCTGCAACAGCGGCTTGAGGTTTTTGAGGTCGTAAAAACGTACCAAATTGAGCATACAAAGCTGGCAAAACTAACAGCGTTAGTGCTGTAGAAGTAAATAATCCGCCTAAAACTACTACTGACAAAGGTTGCAGGATTTCCTTTCCGGGGCCGCCTTCTAAGACTAAAGGTGCTAAACCCAAAGCTGATGTTAAAGCGGTCATCAGGATGGCGTTGAGCCGTTCCATCGAGCCTTTAATAATTGCTTCCTTAAAAGGCATTCCCTCGGCAAATTTAGTGTTGTAGTTGTCTACTAAAAGCAAGCCGTTGCGGGTGGCAACGCCAAATAAAGTGACAAAGCCAACTAAAGAAGCTACAGAGATGATGCCGCCCGTCAAAGCTACTGCAATTACTCCTCCCACTAATCCGATCGGCAAATTAATCATAATCATAGCAGTTGAAGCGATAGACTTGACGGACAAGTACATCAATACTGTAATTACCAAAAAGGCGATCGCGCTAAATATCATAATATTTTGCGAAGCTCTTTGTTCGGCTTCAAATTGACCGCCGTACTGGATAAAATAGCCAAAAGGCAACTGCACCTCTCGTTTAACTTTAGCTTGAATTTCATTCACAACCGATCGCAAATCTCTACCTTTAGCATTAGCAGCAGCCACAATCAACCGGGAAACATTCTCGCGGTTAATAGTATTGGGTCCCGTACCGTATTTAACAGTCGCAACTTGGGCGAGGGGAATCTTGTTGCCGCTTGGAGTATCAACCAACAAATTCTGAATAGTTTCTAGGTTGTTTCTGGCTTCAGGCTGCAACCAAACCACTAAGTCAAAAGTTTGCTGCATTTCCAAAACTTGAGAAACAACTTTGCCGTTTAAAGCTGTCTCAATTATTTCAGAAAGCTCTCCGATTTTCAAACCGTATCTACCCGCGGCTTGACGGTTAAACTTAATTTGAATTTGTTGCACTGGCACCTGGGGTTCGAGTTGCAAATCCACAATTCCCTCAACTGTTTTCATTTGCTCTTCAACTTGGGCACCGATGCTGCGAAGTTGATCCAAATCAGGGCCAAAGATTTTGACAGCAATCTGACTTCTGACACCAGATAAAACCTCATCCATCCGGTGAGAAATAAAACCGCCGATATTTGGTGCAACTCCCGGCAATTTAGCAAATTCCTGCCGCAGCGACTCCAAAGTTTTTGGCCTGTTTTTCATCCCTGCCTCGCTCAAACCGATATCAATGTGAGCTAAATTGACTCCCGCAGCATCCGCATCTCCGGGAGCTCGGCCCGATCGCACTTGCACGTATTCAAACCTGGTATCATCCTTAAGTGCATCTTCAATAGCAAAAGCCGCGCTATCTGTTGTCTCCAAAGAAACCCCAGGATAAAGCAGAATAGTATTTACCAAAGTTTGCTCCTGAAACTCAGGCAAAAACACCCGCCCAAAAGATGGCAAAATAATTAATGCAGCCACCATGCTAGCAGCCGCTAAAGCTAAAATAATTCCCGAATAGCGCATTGACAATTGTATTAAAAAATGATATATTTTTTTGCAAATTCTTGGCAGCCAGGGTTCCGCAGCACTCATACGTTTGTTAGGCAACAAGATAGCGCAAAGGGCTGGAGATATTAACAGCGATTCCAGACTAGAAATCACAACAACTACCAGATAAGTAATCCCCATAGGCGTAAAAATCCGACCTTCTACACCGGGCAAAGTAAAAATTGGCGAAAACACCACAATGCCAATAACAGTCGCTCCAATTAAAGAATCGCGCACCTCTTGACTGCCGTCAAAAATCACATCCATCACCGGGCGCGGATGAAGAGAAGACGTATTTTCTCTCAAATTGCGGTAGGTATTTTCGGCATAAACGATCGCATCGTCGATCGCAGTGCCGATCGCCACCGACAAACCCCCCAAAGTCATCGTATTCAGCCCCAGCCCCAGCCAATACATCGCCAGCAGCGCCAACAGCCAAGTCAGAAAGAAATCCAGCAAAACAACCGCCAGAGTGCGCCAATTCATCAAAAACGGGATGAGAATAAGGGTGACGATAATACTGCCTTCAACTAAAGCCGATCGCACATTCTCCACCGAGGAATTAATATACTCTTCCTGGCGGAAAGTCACAGTAACTTTAATATCTTTGGGCAGAGCTTGCTGCACCTCAGCCATTGCTGCCTCAACCGCTTTAGTTACCGTCGGAGTATCAGCAACTGGCTGTCTGTTTACCATCACAATCACAGCTTTTTTGCCGTTAAAACTGCCATCGCCCCGCTTGATTGCAGCACCAATCTTGACATCAGCTACATCACCAATTCTGACGGGTGTTCCGTGGCGAGAGTCGATCGCCGATTGCTGCAAATCTTCCACAGACTCAATCCGCCCCACCCCCCGGATTAAAGTTTCTCGATCCGGCGTAATTAAATACCCCCCCGGCGCGTTAACATTCGCAGCCGCCGCCGCTTCAGCTACTTGCTGCAACGACACATTAAAAGCTTTCAACTTGGCAGGTTCTACTAATACTTGATACTGCCTTTCTTCGCCTCCGTAAGCCACCACTTGAGCAACCCCAGTTACTGCCAAAAGGCGATTTGTGACTTGCCAGTCAACCAGACGGCGCACTTCCATCAAAGGAGTAGTTTCTGATGTAAAAGCATAGGTAATAACAGTGCCGACAGGAGAAGTTGTGGGAGAAATTTGCGGTGTTTCTACCCCAGCCGGGAGTTTGCTTTGAGCTTGCTGTAACCGTTCTGTTATCAACTGGCGCGCTTGATAAATTTCAGTTCCCCAATCAAAGATTACCTTAACCGCAGAAAGACCCACAGCCGAAGATGAACGCACTGCTGTCACCCCAGGAGTTCCGTTAATCGCACTTTCGATCGGCAGTGTTACCAAAGACTCGATTTCTTCCGGCGCGAGTCCCGGTGCTTCCGTCTGAATTTCGACTTGCGGGGGTGCAAAAGGAGGGAAGACATCAAG includes:
- a CDS encoding CusA/CzcA family heavy metal efflux RND transporter, with translation MFSTILRWVINRRWLVVVATIIVSLWTFSIIPQMSLDVFPPFAPPQVEIQTEAPGLAPEEIESLVTLPIESAINGTPGVTAVRSSSAVGLSAVKVIFDWGTEIYQARQLITERLQQAQSKLPAGVETPQISPTTSPVGTVITYAFTSETTPLMEVRRLVDWQVTNRLLAVTGVAQVVAYGGEERQYQVLVEPAKLKAFNVSLQQVAEAAAAANVNAPGGYLITPDRETLIRGVGRIESVEDLQQSAIDSRHGTPVRIGDVADVKIGAAIKRGDGSFNGKKAVIVMVNRQPVADTPTVTKAVEAAMAEVQQALPKDIKVTVTFRQEEYINSSVENVRSALVEGSIIVTLILIPFLMNWRTLAVVLLDFFLTWLLALLAMYWLGLGLNTMTLGGLSVAIGTAIDDAIVYAENTYRNLRENTSSLHPRPVMDVIFDGSQEVRDSLIGATVIGIVVFSPIFTLPGVEGRIFTPMGITYLVVVVISSLESLLISPALCAILLPNKRMSAAEPWLPRICKKIYHFLIQLSMRYSGIILALAAASMVAALIILPSFGRVFLPEFQEQTLVNTILLYPGVSLETTDSAAFAIEDALKDDTRFEYVQVRSGRAPGDADAAGVNLAHIDIGLSEAGMKNRPKTLESLRQEFAKLPGVAPNIGGFISHRMDEVLSGVRSQIAVKIFGPDLDQLRSIGAQVEEQMKTVEGIVDLQLEPQVPVQQIQIKFNRQAAGRYGLKIGELSEIIETALNGKVVSQVLEMQQTFDLVVWLQPEARNNLETIQNLLVDTPSGNKIPLAQVATVKYGTGPNTINRENVSRLIVAAANAKGRDLRSVVNEIQAKVKREVQLPFGYFIQYGGQFEAEQRASQNIMIFSAIAFLVITVLMYLSVKSIASTAMIMINLPIGLVGGVIAVALTGGIISVASLVGFVTLFGVATRNGLLLVDNYNTKFAEGMPFKEAIIKGSMERLNAILMTALTSALGLAPLVLEGGPGKEILQPLSVVVLGGLFTSTALTLLVLPALYAQFGTFLRPQKPQAAVADAKVVNV